One region of Thermoanaerobaculia bacterium genomic DNA includes:
- a CDS encoding ABC transporter permease, with translation MALRNYLKQFLADVRGQKLRTFLTLFGIVWGTTAVSLLLAFGAGLHHMMLVSQKGLGENIIICWPSKTSLPWEGLPRGRQVRTAPEDMDLLRAEVTDISRLSGEFSMWDRKFKAGRKVIVPNMVGVNDEYATMRNMIPQEGGRFIDPLDLGSKKRVVFLGNDLAQDLFGSQDVVGQYVAITGMPFMVVGILQDKEQDSNYSGRDVDKAVIPESTFAAMYGRNYYNNFVVQAEEGADVEKVKDGIIGALARKYRFDPKDKEAVRMWDTTENFKFFNTFFMAFRVFLGILGALTLIVGGIGVSNIMYVVAEERTKEIGVKMALGAKKRYIIGQILFETLMLVFIGGILGFGISWGICTLVPLTGVQEFVGTPDLSMTATAITAVILGLVGLVAGFFPARTAASLNPVEALRI, from the coding sequence ATGGCCCTGAGAAATTACCTGAAGCAGTTTCTTGCCGATGTACGCGGGCAGAAATTGCGGACCTTCCTTACCCTCTTCGGGATCGTCTGGGGAACGACGGCCGTATCCCTTCTCCTGGCCTTCGGTGCCGGCCTGCACCACATGATGCTGGTCAGCCAGAAGGGCCTGGGGGAGAACATCATCATCTGCTGGCCTTCCAAGACCAGCCTTCCCTGGGAGGGACTTCCCCGCGGACGCCAGGTTCGAACAGCACCGGAGGACATGGATCTCCTCCGGGCGGAAGTTACCGACATTTCCCGGCTCAGCGGTGAATTCTCCATGTGGGACCGGAAGTTCAAAGCGGGCCGTAAGGTGATTGTTCCCAACATGGTCGGCGTGAACGACGAATATGCCACGATGCGGAACATGATTCCCCAGGAGGGAGGAAGATTCATCGATCCCCTCGATCTCGGGAGCAAGAAACGGGTCGTCTTCCTGGGAAACGACCTGGCCCAGGATCTCTTCGGCTCGCAGGACGTCGTGGGTCAGTACGTCGCGATTACCGGCATGCCCTTCATGGTCGTGGGAATCCTGCAGGACAAGGAACAGGACTCCAACTATTCCGGTAGAGACGTAGACAAGGCTGTGATCCCGGAGAGCACCTTCGCGGCCATGTACGGGAGGAATTACTACAACAACTTTGTCGTCCAGGCGGAGGAAGGCGCCGATGTGGAAAAGGTGAAGGACGGAATTATCGGCGCTCTGGCCCGCAAGTACCGCTTCGACCCAAAGGACAAGGAAGCGGTGCGGATGTGGGACACGACGGAGAATTTCAAGTTCTTTAACACCTTCTTTATGGCCTTCCGGGTCTTTCTCGGAATCCTTGGAGCCCTCACCCTCATCGTAGGGGGGATCGGGGTTTCCAACATCATGTACGTTGTCGCAGAGGAGAGGACAAAGGAAATTGGCGTCAAGATGGCCCTGGGGGCGAAAAAGCGTTACATCATCGGCCAGATTCTCTTTGAGACCCTGATGCTCGTCTTTATCGGCGGTATCCTGGGCTTCGGAATTTCCTGGGGAATCTGCACCCTTGTGCCCCTCACCGGCGTCCAGGAGTTTGTCGGAACTCCGGATCTCTCGATGACGGCAACGGCAATCACGGCGGTCATTCTCGGACTGGTCGGGCTCGTGGCCGGGTTCTTCCCGGCGAGAACCGCAGCGAGCCTGAACCCCGTGGAAGCGTTGAGGATCTGA
- a CDS encoding ABC transporter permease yields the protein MPRPSLIVQLFFRTARLQKKRMMLTIMAITWGTISILLLLSFGEGLKRNMMKGRAGLGEDIVIIWPGETEKPYQGFPPGRDVRLVPEDVDLVLREIPEIYNAHGEMTDWNAQIAFGEKIINQRVIGTNTAYGELRNHVAEAGGRFINILDEERKRRVIFLGDELKQDLMGDADAIGKTVTVNRVPFTVIGVMKKKLQMGMYGGPDSRHAVIPLSTFQAIYGRHYLNNFVFKPASPELMKVARRRLNEVLGGKHGYDPDDKRALYVWDTQEGAKIMGNIMFGLEIFLGIIGGLTLLIGGIGVANIMFAVVKRRTKEIGLVMALGARKSIVMGQLVLEALLLTFVGGLAGIGIGTAIIQLLAHLQAQSNNEALQFLGQPTISLPIALTTVGLLGGIGFLAGYMPSRRAVTIQPAEALRYE from the coding sequence ATGCCCCGCCCATCTCTGATCGTTCAACTCTTTTTCCGAACCGCCCGTCTCCAGAAAAAGCGCATGATGCTGACGATCATGGCCATAACCTGGGGTACGATTTCGATCCTTCTTCTTCTTTCCTTCGGAGAAGGCCTGAAACGGAACATGATGAAGGGACGTGCCGGCCTGGGAGAGGACATCGTTATCATCTGGCCGGGTGAAACGGAAAAGCCCTACCAGGGTTTTCCCCCCGGCCGCGATGTCCGGCTCGTGCCCGAGGATGTCGATCTCGTCCTTCGCGAGATCCCTGAAATCTATAACGCCCATGGGGAGATGACGGACTGGAACGCCCAGATTGCCTTCGGCGAAAAGATCATCAACCAGCGGGTCATCGGAACCAACACGGCCTACGGCGAGCTCCGGAACCATGTGGCGGAAGCCGGGGGCCGATTCATCAACATTCTGGACGAAGAGCGGAAGCGCAGGGTCATCTTCCTGGGAGACGAATTGAAACAAGACCTCATGGGTGACGCCGATGCCATTGGGAAGACGGTGACCGTGAATCGCGTCCCCTTTACCGTCATCGGCGTCATGAAGAAAAAGCTCCAGATGGGGATGTACGGCGGACCCGATTCCCGGCATGCCGTGATTCCCCTTTCCACCTTCCAGGCGATCTATGGACGGCACTACCTGAACAATTTCGTCTTCAAACCTGCCTCTCCCGAACTTATGAAGGTCGCCAGGCGTCGCCTGAATGAGGTCCTGGGCGGCAAGCACGGCTACGATCCCGATGACAAGCGGGCCCTGTACGTCTGGGACACCCAGGAAGGCGCCAAGATCATGGGAAACATCATGTTCGGGCTGGAGATCTTTCTGGGGATCATCGGAGGCCTGACGCTCCTGATCGGCGGTATCGGCGTCGCCAACATCATGTTTGCCGTCGTGAAGCGGCGGACCAAGGAGATCGGCCTGGTCATGGCCCTGGGGGCTCGAAAGTCCATCGTGATGGGCCAGCTGGTCCTGGAGGCTCTCCTCCTCACCTTCGTGGGCGGCCTGGCCGGCATCGGGATCGGCACCGCCATCATTCAGCTCCTTGCCCACCTGCAGGCTCAATCCAACAACGAGGCACTCCAGTTCCTCGGTCAGCCCACCATCTCCCTCCCCATCGCCCTGACCACGGTCGGGCTCCTGGGAGGGATCGGCTTTCTCGCCGGCTATATGCCCTCTCGCCGGGCCGTCACAATTCAGCCCGCCGAAGCACTCCGGTACGAATAA
- a CDS encoding ABC transporter ATP-binding protein produces the protein MFFDGIFKRKQNGNGSNGNLIEMKGIRKVYSMGGKVEVEALRGIDLSIKPNEFISVVGPSGSGKSTLMNILGFLDTPSEGSYRLKGDEVADFNVDRLADIRNRTIGFVFQNFNLLPHLTAYENIELPLLFKGLSSRKRKERVEELLEQVDLADRGTHKPTELSGGQMQRVAIARALACEPDIILADEPTGNLDSIAGKDVISIFEQLWTRGHTVVLITHDLSIARRTPRMIRIHDGKVVEDARTSSEAAS, from the coding sequence ATGTTTTTTGACGGAATCTTCAAACGGAAACAGAACGGAAACGGCTCCAACGGAAATCTCATTGAAATGAAGGGGATCCGAAAGGTCTACTCCATGGGCGGAAAGGTGGAAGTGGAAGCCCTGCGCGGCATCGACCTGTCAATTAAACCCAACGAGTTCATTTCCGTTGTCGGTCCCTCGGGTTCGGGCAAGTCGACGCTCATGAACATTCTCGGCTTCCTCGATACGCCTTCGGAGGGCTCTTACCGCCTGAAGGGAGACGAAGTCGCGGATTTCAACGTCGACCGGCTGGCCGACATCCGGAACCGAACCATAGGCTTCGTCTTCCAGAACTTCAACCTTCTCCCCCACCTGACGGCTTACGAGAACATCGAGCTCCCCCTGCTCTTCAAGGGGCTTTCTTCCCGCAAGAGAAAAGAGCGTGTCGAAGAACTCCTGGAACAGGTCGATCTGGCGGACCGGGGCACCCACAAGCCCACGGAGCTCTCCGGCGGCCAGATGCAGAGGGTGGCGATCGCCCGGGCCCTGGCCTGCGAACCGGACATCATCCTGGCCGATGAGCCCACGGGCAACCTCGATTCCATCGCCGGGAAGGATGTCATATCGATCTTCGAACAGCTCTGGACCCGGGGCCATACCGTGGTGCTGATCACCCACGATCTTTCCATTGCCCGGAGAACTCCAAGGATGATCAGGATTCACGACGGAAAGGTCGTGGAGGACGCCCGGACTTCAAGCGAAGCCGCTTCGTAA